The Astyanax mexicanus isolate ESR-SI-001 chromosome 12, AstMex3_surface, whole genome shotgun sequence genome window below encodes:
- the lrrc47 gene encoding leucine-rich repeat-containing protein 47, producing the protein MAADGAVWPELQRAEEERRRELVLQGPGVDERMAGSGEPHPALYSLTALNYLEISQCPSLRSLRPELRSLARLQSLVLCRNGLRSVPGSLGELPGLRVLDLSANALRELPAELSGLAELTTLNLSCNQLTQLPGGLSRCSRLSSINISKNSLEELPEDLYSPSLELLNTIIASENQIQQLSSSIHNLPALKVLDLSNNKLQEIPYELADCSKLKEINFKGNKLKDKRLEKMVNGCQAKSVLEYLRVGGRGKWKQESAEKSDTNRPASKKKSGKKGRKEREEEEEVDELKQMVVRILHISDSPVTVTVSPLVKDVRPFIVCCIVKGMNLHPGNALKRFLAAQTKLHDDVCAKRTTATIATHDLSLLKAPLQYDARPPDALRIVPLGRKEMKAVDLLRMLQQEADEQRKQKKRQNVSGLHKYLQLLDGKDRYPCLVDADGHVISFPPITNSERTKIRKTTRELFLEVTSSTSLQTCKDVMDMLIIKMAELNKFTFDHKEEEAGSDGENDATSDPSVNSSASPELSVLQVRVVDAEGNLKVVYPSKTDLTSDTSHLNIIR; encoded by the exons ATGGCGGCGGACGGCGCGGTGTGGCCGGAGCTGCAGCGGGCGGAGGAGGAGCGGCGGCGGGAGCTGGTGCTGCAGGGACCCGGGGTGGATGAGCGGATGGCGGGCAGCGGGGAGCCGCACCCCGCCCTGTACTCACTCACCGCCCTCAACTACCTGGAGATCAGCCAGTGCCCGAGCCTGCGCTCCCTGCGGCCGGAGCTCCGGAGCCTGGCCCGGCTGCAGAGCCTGGTGCTGTGCCGGAACGGGCTGCGCTCGGTGCCCGGAAGCCTGGGCGAGCTGCCGGGGCTGCGGGTGCTGGATCTGTCCGCTAACGCGCTGCGGGAGCTGCCGGCGGAGCTGAGCGGCCTGGCCGAGCTCACCACCCTCAACCTCAGCTGTAACCAGCTCACCCAGCTGCCCGGCGGCCTGAGCCGCTGCTCCAGACTCAGCTCCATCAACATCTCCAAAAACAGCCTGGAGGAGCTTCCAGAAGACCTGTACTCCCCCAGCCTGGAGCTCCTCAACACCATCATCGCCTCCGAGAACCAGATCCAGCAGctcagctcctccatacacaacCTGCCCGCTCTCAAG GTTTTGGATCTGTCCAACAATAAGCTGCAGGAGATCCCGTACGAGCTGGCCGACTGTTCCAAACTGAAGGAGATTAATTTTAAGGGGAATAAGCTGAAGGATAAGCGGCTGGAGAAGATGGTGAACGGCTGCCAGGCGAAGTCTGTGCTGGAGTACCTGAGGGTCGGGGGTCGGGGGAAGTGGAAGCAGGAGAGCGCTGAGAAGAGCGATACGAATCGGCCGGCCTCCAAGAAGAAGAGTGGGAAGAAGGGGAGGAaggagagggaggaagaggaggaggtggaTGAGCTGAAGCAGATGGTGGTGCGGATTCTGCACATATCTGATTCCCCGGTGACGGTGACGGTCTCTCCGCTGGTGAAGGACGTGAGGCCGTTTATCGTGTGCTGCATCGTGAAGGGTATGAACCTCCATCCGGGAAATGCACTCAAGAGGTTCCTCGCTGCTCAG ACTAAGCTTCATGATGACGTTTGTGCCAAAAGGACAACAGCTACCATCGCTACACACGACCTGAGCTTACTGAAAGCCCCGCTGCAGTACGACGCCAGACCTCCTGATGCTCTCAGG aTAGTTCCTCTGGGTCGTAAGGAGATGAAGGCTGTGGATCTGTTGCGGATGTTGCAGCAGGAAGCGGATGAACAGAGGAAACAGAAGAAGCGACAGAATGTATCGGGGCTCCACAA GTATCTTCAGCTGCTGGATGGGAAGGATCGTTACCCCTGCCTGGTTGATGCTGACGGCCATGTGATCTCATTCCCTCCCATTACCAACAGCGAGAGGACAAAG atcagAAAGACCACACGTGAGCTGTTCCTTGAGGTCACAAGTTCTACGAGTCTGCAGACCTGTAAGGATGTCATGGACATGCTGATCATA aaaaTGGCGGAGCTTAATAAGTTTACCTTTGATCATAAGGAGGAGGAGGCGGGCTCAGACGGCGAGAATGACGCGACTTCTGACCCCTCGGTGAATAGCTCCGCCTCTCCCGAGCTGAGCGTGCTGCAGGTGAGGGTGGTGGATGCTGAGGGGAACCTGAAGGTGGTTTACCCGTCCAAAACCGACCTGACCTCCGACACCAGCCATCTGAACATCATCCGATAA